The sequence below is a genomic window from Cryobacterium arcticum.
CCGCGGGGTGGGCATCTGCGGCGTCATGGGCGCCGCGGAGGACGCGGCGACCCTGGGCATCCGCACCACCATGGTGCTCAGCGGCCAACGCCCCGACCAGCTGCTCGGCCGCAGCGACTGCGCCGAACTGGACGTGCGTGTGATCGAGGCCACCGATGACGACGGCTCGAGCGATCTCCCCACTCTCAAAAACCGGCTGCGCGCCGAATACGACGGAGCCACACCCGGGGCCACCCCACCCGACGTGGTCATGGTCTGCGGCGCCGGCGTGCTCGCCCGGCTCGCCGCCGAGCTCGGGGCGCTCTGGAACGTGCCCGTGCAGGCCTCACTCGAGGCGCACATGGCGTGCGGGCTCGGCTACTGCCACGGCTGCGCCGCCCCGGTGCGCACCGACCCGAGCGTGGAGGGCCCGCTGGTCTGCGCCGACGGACCGGTCTTCGACGCCCGCATCCCTATCGGTTAACCCCTGTTCTGCTAGGCTTAGTCAGGTAGTTCTTCGGATCTACCCGCTTTACCCGGAGCAGACCGGCAGGACGCTGGTCCTCGGTGGTGGTTTCCCAACGCGACAGTGTTTCCCAAACACAGTGCCAGGCACACGACGTTGGTGAATTTCTACTGGTGGCCAGCAACGTCGGCGCCCAACACATGTTCGGCAGCCATGTTCTGCCTGATCCTGCTCCGATGTCCCACTCGCGCGCCACACGGGCAAACGAGTCTAAACAAAGGAGAGAACCCCCATATGGAGGGTCCAGAAATCACGTTCGCCGAGACCGTTATCGACAACGGCAAGTACGGCAAGCGCACCATCCGTTTCGAAACCGGGCGTCTCGCCCAGCAGGCGCAGGGCTCAGCCGCCGCCTACATCGACGAAGAGACCATGCTTCTCTCCGCCACGAGCGCCAGCAAGCAGCCGAAGGACAACTTCGACTTCTTCCCGCTGACCATCGATGTCGAAGAGCGCATGTACGCCGCTGGCCGCATCCCGGGCAGCTTCTTCCGCCGCGAAGGTCGCCCGTCGACCGAGGCGATCCTCACCTGCCGTCTGATCGACCGGCCGCTGCGCCCGTCGTTCGTCGACGGACTCCGCAACGAGATCCAGGTTGTCGTGACCGTTCTGGCCATCGCGCCCGACGAGTACTACGACGTGCTGGCCATCAACGCCGCGTCCATGTCGACCCAGATCGCCGGCCTGCCGTTCTCCGGCCCGATCGGTGGCGTCCGCGTCGCCCTCATCCCCGACACCAACGGCTCCGGCCAGTGGGTCGCCTTCCCGAAGCACTCGCAGGTCGAAGAGGCCGTGTTCAGCATGGTCGTCGCCGGCCGCGTTGTGACGGATGCCGATGGCAGCGAAGACGTCGCGATCATGATGATCGAGGCCGAAGCGACCGACAACGCCTGGACTTTGATCCAGGGCGGCGCCATCAAGCCGAACGAAGAGGTCATCGCCGAGGGTATCGAGGCGTCCAAGCCGTTCATCAAGCAGCTCATCGTCGCCCAGCAGCAGGTTGCCTCCGCGGCATCCAAGCCCACCGGCAACTACCCGCTGTTCCCGCCGTACACCACCGAGGTCTACGACGCTGTCGCAGCCCTGGCGTACGACGGCCTCAAGGACGTCTACGTCATCGCCGACAAGATCGCGCGTCAGGATGCCGACGACGTGCTCAAGGCATCCGTCAAGACCGCCATCGCGGCCAAGGTCGAAGCCGGCGAACTGCCCGCAACCGCCAACAACCAGGTCGGCGCGGCGTACAAGTCCGTCACCAAGCTCGTCGTGCGCTCGCGCGTGCTCAACGAGGGTGTTCGTATGGACGGACGCGGCCTGGCCGACATCCGCCCGCTCGACGCCGAGGTCGCGGTCATCCCGCGCGTGCACGGTTCCGCTATCTTCCAGCGCGGCGAGACCCAGATCCTGGGTGTCACCACGCTGAACATGCTCAAGCTCGAGCAGACGATCGACTCCCTGAGCCCGGTCACCAAGAAGCGTTACATGCACAACTACAACTTCCCGCCCTACTCCACCGGTGAAACCGGTCGGGTCGGAACGCCGAAGCGTCGCGAGATCGGCCACGGAGCGCTCGCTGAGCGTGCCCTGGTTCCCGTGCTGCCCACGCGTGAGGAATTCCCGTACGCCATCCGTCAGGTCTCCGAGGCGCTCAGCTCCAACGGATCCACCTCGATGGGTTCCGTCTGCGCCTCCACCCTGTCGATGCTGAACGCCGGAGTGCCGCTGCGCGCCCCCGTCGCCGGTATCGCGATGGGCCTCATCTCCGACACCGTCGACGGCCAGACCCGCTATGCGGCCCTGACCGACATCCTCGGTGCCGAAGACGCCCTCGGCGACATGGACTTCAAGGTTGCCGGCACGAGCGAATTCGTCACCGCGATCCAGCTCGACACCAAGCTCGACGGCATTCCCGCGTCGGTCCTGGCCGGCGCGCTGACGCAGGCGAAGGATGCCCGCACGACGATCCTCGCTGTGCTGAACGCCGCCATCGACAAGCCCGACGAGATGGCACCGACCGCGCCCCGCGTGATCAGCGTGCAGATCCCCGTCGACAAGATCGGCGAGCTCATCGGCCCGAAGGGCAAGATGATCAACTCGATCCAGGACGAGACCGGCGCCGACATCTCGATCGAGGAAGACGGCACCGTGTACATCGGCGCTGTCGATGGTCCCTCGGCCGAGGCCGCGCGCATCATGGTCAACTCCGTCGCGAACCCCACCAACCCCGAGGTCGGCGAGCAGTTCCTCGGAACTGTCGTGAAGATCGCCGCTTTCGGCGCCTTCGTCTCGCTCCTCCCGGGCAAGGACGGCCTGCTGCACATCTCTGAGGTGCGCAAGCTCGCCGGCGGCAAGCGCGTGGAGAACGTCGAAGACGTCCTCGGCGTGGGCCAGAAGGTCCTCGTTGAGATCACCAAGATTGACGACCGTGGCAAGCTTTCGCTCGCCCCGGTCCTCGCCGATGAGGCCGACACGCAAGGTCGCGACGCCGCATCCGAGGGACCCGAAGCTCCGGCCGAAGGTTAGTCACTAGTTCTGCCGGTCACCTCTCGCCAGGTGTGCCGGTCAGACGGAAGGCCCGTCCTGCTTCGGCAGGGCGGGCCTTTTCGCGTCCGTCCTCGGCGTCCGCCGGCAGCGTGTGCCGGCGGCGTCCGTCGTCAGGCTGGTTTGGGCTGGGTGCCGCGCTCGAGCAGCGGCGTGACCCGGTAGGGAATGAGCTCGCCCATCGCCAGGGACGTCTCGGTGCGTTCGACACCATCACAGGCGAGGATGGTGCGGTCGATCCGGAACAGGTCCTCGGCGTCGGCGCAGGCCACCCGCACGAGCAGGTCGGCCGCTCCGCTCATCCCGTGCGCCTGCACGATCTCGGGAATCAGGACCAGCTCGGCGATGATCTCCGCGGCCCGCTTCTGCGCGATGTACACCTCGATGAATGCCGTCAGCGGATAGCCGAGCACGGCGGCGCTGATCCGCCGGTCGAATTCGAGGAACACCTTCGACTCCTCGAGCCGGGTCATCCGGGCCTGCACTGTATTGCGGGATAGCCCGAGCGTATGGGCCAGGCCCACATAGGTGCTGTCGGGGTTCGCGCAGAGGGCTGTGAGCAGCTCGAGGTCGACTCGGTCCAGATGGTGCATACTGCCAGACCGTAGCATGCGTCCTACCCCCTGAACAGGGCACATTGCGCACCGTGACCGAATCGAGCCGAGCGCCGCGCACGGCCGGGGCCGCACCGGGCTCGCGATCATCGACTGCGGGTTGACCGGGTCAGCCCGGCGCGGAAGAGTGGGCGCATGGCTGACACCCGAGAGACCCTGACGCCCGCCCAAACCCACACGGTGCTCGCCGGGGGAGACTTCATCCATCTGGAGGGCGCCCTCTACGCGACATACCGCACCGCGGACTTCGCGGCCGCGGTGCGCCTGGTCGACGCGGTGGCCGCCGACGCCGAGGCGTTGAACCACCACCCCGACGTCACCCTGGCGTGGGGAACGGTGGAGTTCCAGCTCAGCTCCCACGACGTGGCCGGGGTCACCGAGCGGGACCTGCGGCTCGCGCTGCGCATCCAGGAACTCGCCGGGGAGCAGGAGGCCCGCGCCACCCACCTGCTGCCGACCCGCATCGATGTTGCCATCGACTGCGCCGACGCGGATGCCGTGCGCCCGTTCTGGCGGGTGGGGCTGGGCTACGTGGAGTCGGGCGAGCCCGGTGAGACCGAACTGACCGACCCGCGCGGCCTGGGCCCCAGGGTCTGGTTCCAGCACATGGAGCTGCCCAGGGTGGAACGCAACCGCATCCACCTGGATGTCTACGTGCCCGTCGCCGACTGCGAGGAGCGCGTGCAGGACATCATCGACGTCGGGGGAGTGCTGCTCACCGACGAACACGCGCCGGATTGGTGGGTGCTGGCCGACCCGGAGGGCAACGAGCTCTGCGTGTGCAGCTGGGACGCCTGAGCTCTCAGGCCGCGGTGCGGGCCAGGGACTGCTCGATCGCCGCGACGAGCTGGGCGGACTCCGGCTCCACCGTTGACGCGAACCTGTCCACGATCACGCCGTCGGAGTTCACCAGGAACTTCTCGAAGTTCCACTTGATCAGGCCGGGCAACACGCCCTTCTTGAACTTCGTCAGCTCCGCGTAGAGCGGGTGCTGGTGCTTGCCGCGCACGTCTACCTTGGCGGTGAGCGGGAAGGTGACGCCGAAGTTGAGCTCGCAGAACTGCTGGATGTCCTCTTCGGTGCCTGGTTCCTCGCCCATGAACTGGTTGCACGGGAGGCCGAGCACCACCAGGCCGCTGTCGGCGTAACGCTTGTAGAGCGCCTCCAACCCCGCGTACTGGGGTGTGAAACCGCATTTGGAGGCCACGTTGACCACGAGCACCGTCTTGCCGGCGAAGCGACCGAAAGTGGTGGGTGTGCCGTCGATGAGGGTGAGCGGGATGTCGTAGAGCGGGGAGTCGGACATGGCCAACAGATTACTCCCGGCACCTCGGAACGAGCCCGGCCCGGGACGATTTCCGGCCGATCGGGGGGTAATCCCGAACGTTTCGGTAACGCTTGCCGCGCGCCCCCAGCGGAAATCCAGGATCGGGTTATTCTCGGCTGTACAGGGGTCGGCGCGCCACGTGCGTCGCCCGTTCGAGGGTGGTGATTGTATGAGTGGCAGCGCGGGGACAGACAGCGTTCGGATGGCTCGCGGCGCCGGTGAATCCCGCACGGAGACCGCCGATGCTGACGGTCGCACGGCCGCCGCGCTGGAGGCCCTGATCCTGCAGACCCGTCCGGTGCAGGTGCAGCACACCGGCCCCGTCCACCTTCCCACGCGCTCGTCCGGCACCGCTCCAGCCGTGAGGCGCACCATCGGCGACACGGATCTGCAGGTGCACCCGCTCGCGCTGGGCTGCAGCGTATTCGGCTGGACCACCGACGGCGACACCGCCATGGCGATCCTGGACCGGCACTTCGAACTCGGCGGCAACTTCCTCGACACGGCCGACAGCTACGCTGCCGGCCGCAGCGAAGTGCTGATCGGCTCCTGGATGCGCACCCGCGGGGTGCGGGACGATATTGTCATCTCCACCAAGATCGGCCGCAACCGGGACAACCCCGGGCTCTCGCCGCGCAGCATCGTCGGCGCTGTGCACGCGTCGCTCGAGCGTCTGGGCACCGACCGGATCGACCTGCTGCACTTCCACTACGACGACCTCGACGTTCCCCTCGAGGAGAGCCTTGGCGCCATGGAGACCCTGATCAACTCGGGCACTGTGCGGTACATCGCCGCATCGAACTTCACCGCGGAGCGATTGATGGAGGCCCGGGTCCTCGCCGCGAACGGGCTGCCCAGGTTCGCCGCCGTCGAGACCCCGTACAACCTGATGAACCGGGTCTCCTTCGAATCCTCCCTGGCGCTGGTCACCCGCGCGCAGGGCCTGGCGGTCATGCCGTACTTCGCTCTGGCACACGGTTTCCTCACGGGCAAGTACCACTCCAAGGCCGACCTCACCGACACCATCCGGGCCGGGCGCGCATCCGCGTACCTCAACCGCACGGGGCTCAAGGTGCTGGGCACCGTCGAGCGCATCGCCGAGGACCACGGCGTGGCACCGTCGTCGATCGCCCTGGCCTGGCTGCTGGCCAGGGAAGGCGTGGCGGCCCCGGTGGCCAGCGCGAGCCGCCCCGACCAGGTGGACGCGCTCGTCGCGGCGGGTTCGGTGCGGCTGGGCCGTGCCGACATGGTCGATCTCGACCGGGTGTCCGCCTGAGCGGTCTGAGCACGGTTGTCGGCCCGCTGCGAATCCGGTGTGCGGCCGGAGGAGATCCCGGCCGTCAGGCCGGCCCGTGCGCAGGGGTGTCGTAAGGTTGAAGCGATATGAACGGCGCCGTTGAATTTCCCCTTGACCTAACCGAACTCTCGTTTCGGGCCGCCGGTGATTCCCTGGTGCGAAGGACCGTGCTCCCCAGCGGTGTGCGCATCGTCTCCGAACAAGTGCCGGGCAGCCGCAGCCTCACGATCGGCTACTGGGTGGCGGTGGGATCCCGCGACGAGCAGCCCGGCCACTTCGGGTCGACACACTTCCTCGAGCACCTGCTCTTCAAGGGCACCAAGCAGCGCACCGCCCTGGACATCGCCATCGCGTTCGACGCCGTGGGCGGCGAGCACAACGCCATGACGGCGAAGGAATACACCTGCTACTACGCCAAGGTGCAGGACCGCGACCTGGCCATGGCCGTCGAGGTGCTCACCGACATGATCAGCTCCTCGGTGCTCGACCCGGCCGAGTTCGAGACCGAGCGCGGCGTGATCCTCGAAGAGCTCGCGATGGCCGACGACGACCCGGCCGACGTCGCCAACGAGCGGTTCTTCGAAGCCGTGATGGGCCGGCACCCGTTGGGCCGCCCGATCGGCGGCAGCCCGGACACGATCCGTGCCGCCACCCGCGACGCGGTGTGGGAGCACTACCGCGCCAACTACCGCCCGCAGGACCTCGTGGTCACCGTGGCCGGCGCCGTCGACCATGACGTTCTCGTGGCCGCTGTCACCCGCGCGCTGCTGCAGGCCGGCTGGGACCTCAGCGTGCCCGCCGCGCCCGTCGGCCGGCGCTCCGGCGCGGCCGCCGTGATCGAGCAGGGCCGGCCCGTCACGGTCGTGCACCGCCCGCTCGAACAGGCCAACCTGCTGCTCGGCGTGCCGGGCCTCGTCGCCAACGACGACCGCCGGGTGGCGATGAACGTGCTCACCTCGATCTTCGGCGGCGGCATGTCCTCCCGGCTGTTCCAGGAGGTGCGCGAGAAGCGCGGCCTGGCCTATTCCGTGTACTCCTTCGCCCCCGGCTACTCGGATGCCGGCCTCTTCGGCATGTACGCCGGCTGCACTCCGGCCAAGGCGGGGCAGGTCGCCGAGATCATGTTGGCCGAGCTGCACCGGCTCGCCGACCACGGCGTCACCGCCGACGAGATGAAGCGGGCCTCCGGGCAGCTCTCCGGCGCATCCGCCCTGGCCCTCGAAGACTCCGACACGCGGATGTCCCGGCTCGGCCGGTCCGAGATCACCATGGGCGAGTTCGTCGACCTCGACGAGGCGCTGCGCCGCCTGGCCCTCGTGACGGCCGACGACGTGCAGCAGCTGGCCGCGGAGATGGTCTCCCGGCCGTTCTCCATCTCCGCCGTCGGCGCCCTCGCCGATGACGCCTTCGACGGGATCTTCCCGCACGACCCCGTATCGATGCCCGTGAACTGACTGCCTGAAGGACCCGCCGCTCCACCCTCGGCCGCAGACCCGGCCGGACGCCTGCACCAGCTCAACCGAAAGGGCGATGATGCCCCAATATCTCTACCTCGTGCGACACGGCGAGCAACAGGACGCCGAATACGGCCTCCCGGACGGGCCACTGTCACCGCGAGGCAAGCGACAGGCGCACCTCATCGCCGAGCGTCTGGGCGGGGTGCCGTTCACGGGAGCCTGGCATTCACCGTTGCAGCGGGCCGCGGAGACCGCCGCGATCATCGCCGACCGGTTGCCCTCGCTCACCCCGGAGGCGTCACCGCTGTTGTTCGACTGTGTTCCGTCGGGTCGAGCGCCCGAGATGCCCAGCTCCTATGCGCCGTTCTTCAACGCGATCTCCGACGAGGAGATCGAGGCCGGCCGGGCACAGATGGAGGACGCCGTCGCGGAGTTCCTGCACCCGCACCGCGGTCCCCGGCACGACCTGCTCATCACCCACAACTTCGTGATCGCCTGGTTCGTGCGTGAGGTGCTGGGCGCCCCGGACTGGCGCTGGATCAGCATCAACCAGGCCAACTGCGGCCTCACCGTGTTGCAGCAGAAGCCCGGCCGGCCCTGGTCCCTGGTCACCCACAACGACCTCGGCCACCTGCCGGTCGAACTGCGCACCGGCCTGCCCGACCCCCTGCTGTTCTAGACGGCTCGCCAGTCAGGGCCGGGCGTCGGGGTTGACGATGAGGAAGTCGGTCAGCCGCGTCCAGTCGGCCGAGACCGAATCGGACGCTTCCACGATGGTGGCCCCTCCGGTCTCACTGCCGACGGTCGCGAGCCCAGGGGCGTTCCCGCAGGCCGAGTTGGAGAACTCGGTGTCGGCCGCGACGAGGATGAGGCAGATGCCGGGGACGCCGGTGTCTGGATTCACGAAATCGGCCAGGTAGTAAGTAGTGCCGCCGAGGCTGCCCGCGAGCCTGCTCGAGTCAGCGTCTATGCCCCCCTCCGAGTTCACCGACGGTGGCAACGCATCATCCGGCTCACGCTCGCTCGCCAGGAACTCCCGCACTCGCGAGGTGGCGTCCGCCGCACAGCCTGTCAGTCCGAGACAGCACACCGCCACCACCACCGCCGCTGCGGTCCATGCCGTGCCCCGTGTTCGTCGACCTGTCATGAGAGCCCCCGCTTCACGTCCGTTGTCCGTGGCCGAAATCTAGCAGCTCACCGGGGAAACGGGGCCTCCGGGCCGGATTCATCCACCCAGCGCGGGAGCGGGATCAGACGAGGACCTTGCGGTACCAGTTCGTGGCGTTCGGGTTGTCGTTGTAGGGCGGCACGTCCGCGTACCCGGCGCGCTGGTAGAGCCGGCCGGCGGCCTCCAGGCTGGCATTGGTGTCGAGCACCAGCTCGGCGGCGCCGAAGTCCCTGGCCCGCCTCTCGAGCTCCGCGAGCAGCAGGCCGCCCCAGCCGCGTCCGCGCACGTGCGGTTGCAGCCACAGATGCTTCGCCTCGTACCGCACCGCGCCATCCGCGCCATCGTCGATGCGACGAATGCCGCCACAGCCCACAAAGGTGCGCGACTCGGGCTGCTCGCTCACGAGCAGGAACTGCCCGCGGGGCGGCACGAACTGCTCCGGGGTGGGGAAGGTGGTGCGGTAGCCGCCGGCGTGCGGAAAGGTGGACGCCCGGTCACTGAAGTACTGGGTGAGCAGGGCGATGGATCCCGCATCCGTGACGGAGACCTCGGTGAATTCAGGCATGCCCCTAGGCTACGTGCCGTCGCGCCGGTGGCAACGCCCGCGCTTGGTAGATTGGCAGCATGACAACACGGGTGGCCGTCATCGGCGCAACGGGCAAGATGGGGCGCCTGGTCTGCGACCTGGTCGACAACGATTCCGACTACGAGCTGGTGGCCCGGCTCGACTCCTCCAGCGCCCTCTCCGAGATGCTCGGCGCCGATGTGGCGATCGACCTCACCGTGCCGGCGGTCAGCCAGGGCATCGTCGATTACGCGCTGGACAACGGCATCCGCGTGCTGGTGGGCACGTCAGGTTGGTCCCAGTCCCGGATCGACTCGCTGCGCCACCGCATCAAGGGTCGCGACACCGTGGGTGTCGTCATCATCCCCAATTTCTCCCTCGGCTCGGTGCTGGGCACGGCCCTGTCGGCCCTCGCCGCGCGGTTCTTCGACTCCATCGAGATCGTCGAGGCGCACCAGTCCAGCAAGGTCGACTCCCCGTCGGGAACCGCCGTGCGCACCGCGGAGCTGATGGCCGCCGCCCGCGCCGGCCTGGTGCCCGTCGCCGCGCCGCACATCGACCAGCGTGCCCGGGGACAGCAGATCGCCACAGTGCCCGTGCACAGCCTGCGCATGGCCGGCGTGCTGGCCCGCCAGGACGTCATCTTCGGCGGGTCGGGCGAGTCCCTCACCATCACGCACAACACGCTCTCCGCCGAAGCCTACGAGCGCGGCATCCTGGTGGCCCTGGCCGCCACCCGCGAGTGCGTGGGCGTGACCGTGGGACTCGACCAGCTCATCGACCTGGGTCTGTCCGGCCCGGCGGCCGACGAGCCCGCCGCTGCCGCAATCCCGCCGGCCGGGCCGGAAGAGGCCGAGATGGAGCCCGGCGAATGAAGGGACGCATCGCCGTTGTCGTGATGGCCGCGCTGCTGGTCTTCTACCTGGTGCTGGTCGGCTGGCGTGCGGTGCTGTTCATCCAGAGTGGCGACCCCGTCGGCATCCTCATCGGCGTGGCCCTCATCGTGCTGCCCATCATCGGCGCGTGGGCCCTGGTGCGCGAGATCCTCTTCGGAGCCCGCTGCGAACGCCTGGTCAAGCAGCTCGAGGCCGAGGGAGAACTCCCGGTCAACGACCTGCCCAGCCGTCCGAGCGGCCGCCCCTACCGCGAGGCCGCCGACGCCCAGTTCCCGCAGTACCGTGAGGCAGTGGATGCCGCGCCCAAGGACTGGCGTGCCTGGTTCCGGCTCGGTCTGGCCTACGACGCCTCCGGCGACCGCCGCCGCGCCCGAGCAGCTCTCCGCACCGCGATGTCGCTGGAGAAGTCCGCCGCCTGACCGGTTGCTCCGGCCGCCGTATTCCCCTTCCCGCGCCGCGCAGCGCCGCGCCGCGCCGCGCGTGCGGTCCCGCCCGGGCGAGTTCCCCGCGGAGCGGCGCCTGACCCGCGCTCGGGCTCGTCTCCGCGCTAGGTGCGGCGTTCCGCGGGCAACGCGCCGTTTCGCCGGTGGCGCGCCCGCCGCGTACCGGCGCCTGACCCGCGAAGCGTTTCGGAGGGGGCTCCTGGCTCATCGGTCGAACAGACGGGGATGCCCAGGGATCAACCCCAGGTTCGCCAGCCGATCGGCCAGCCGGGGCACGCTCATCCCCGTGGCCTGATCCCATCGAACGAAGCCACGTACTTGCAGGCGGATCATGTCCTCTCGCACCTTCTCGTCGTACACCACCTGTTCCGCCGTGCGACCATCACGCATCACGGGGTCGAAATACTTGACCCGCCCGTCGCTCTCGCCAACACCCTGCTCGCGCGGAAAGAAAAAGTCGCTGAAGACCGTGCGGCCGTTGATCACGAACGGATGCTGGAGCTCGGGCTCCGGAAAGCCCGCCAACGCAATACTCACCCGGCTTCCCGACTCGCCCGGCGAACCGGACAACGGGGTAGCGAAGTCGATCACGGTGCGTGCTCGGACAGATCCGCGAAACGGCAGCATTCGGTGCCACGTGTCCAGGAGGGTCTGGCGGTCGGTCAGGGGCGGGACACGACCAGAGCGGTCCCATGCAAGGGCCCGGTCGGCTGCGGCTACCGCCGACCTGAGGTCGACCACCGTGGCGAGGTCGATCACGGTGCGCGCCACCGACGTGACGAGCACTCCGTCCCGCACAACCACATCCGCCTCATCGAAGCCCACGGCGTGTTTTCGGATGCCGGGATCCGATCGACCTCCACTGGCCCGGGCCTGCAGGAAGTGCACGTCGGTCGGCCAAGGCACCAACAAGGGGAGTTGCCAGAGCACGGCGGCCGAGTGATGCGACAGCGGCAGTTGCTCTGCGCGGGCGAGGGCCGCCGCCCGCACCACGAGCGCGTACCGCTCGTCGCGGTTCAGGGCTGCCCATGTTGCTGCGCGGCAGTATCGACCCCAGCCGATGCGGTGCAGTTGACCACGTTCGGCGCTCCGACGAAGTCGGAGGTCGGCGCCGAAGGCACGTCGGAAGTCGGCGGCGAGCAAGATCTCGGGCGGTATGGCTGGTTCGTCGTGAGGTTCCGTCATAGGTCGAGGATGCATCCGACCGACCCAGGGTCCCTGCTGTCGCCTGCACTGGGTGACATATTCGATCTCGAGGAACCTGTGGAGGAGCGCCCGTTGGAGGCCCGGACCGAGGACAGGGCGCCCCGAGTGCGACGTCAGGGTCCCGCGGAGCGGCGTGGCTCCCGCGGAGCGGCGTGTGGCCCGCGCGACGGGCTGGGATTCGCCGGCGTGTGGGGGTGCGCGGGGGAGGCGCCGCTCCGCGGGTGGCGTGCCGGGGGCGAAGTGGCGCGGGGCCCGCGCGGGGCTCAAGAGTGGCTCAAGGGTGGTGGAGAGGTCCCGCGGAGCGGCGCGGGGCCCGCAGAACTGCGTGCGGCCCGCGCGACGGGCTGGGATTCGCCGGCGTGTGGGGGTGCGCGGGGGAGGCGCCGCTCCGCGGGTGGCGTGCCGGGTGCGAAGTGGCGCGGGGCCCGCGCGACTCGCACGAGCGCGAGCGCGAGCAAGGAGGGGCGGCGGCCGTGGCCGCGCGCCCCTCTTGCTCAGGCCGCTCGAGCCGGAGCCCTACCGGGCCCCTCCGTGGCCGGGGTCAGCGCAGCATCCAGGTCACGGCCTCGGCCGCGGTCTGGTGGGTGAAGCGGAACCCGTCGGCCTGCAGCTTGGCCGAACTCACCCGCTGGTCGGCGAGCAGGAGCTGGCGGGCGGCATCCTGCAGCGCCAGGGTGAGCACCTTCTCGGGCACGGGGACGAAAAACGGCCGGCGCAGCGCCGTAGCCACGGCCCGGATGATGTCGTTCGCTGTGGCCGGCGTGGGGCCGGTGATGTTGACCGGTCCGCTGAGCTCGGAGCCCAGCAGGTGCACGATGGCGGCGGCTTCGTCGTGCAGACTCACCCACGGCCAGTTCTGGGTGCCGCGGCCCAACGGCCCGCCCAGGCCCAGCCGCACGATCGGCATGAGCGGCTTGAGGGCGCCGCCCTTGGCCAGCACCAGCCCGGTGCGGGCGAGCACCACGCGGGTGACCGCCGGCGCGAGATTGGCCTCCTCTTCCCACGTCGACACCACGGCAGCGAGAAAATCGGTTCCCGGCAGGGAGTCCTCGGTGAGTTCCTCGCCGGGCCGGTTGCCGTAGATGCCCACAGCGGATGCGTTCACGAGCACCGCGGGCGGCGTGCTGCTGCGGCGCATTGCGTCGGTGAGGGTACGGGTGGCCTGCACGCGGGATTCGACGATCTCGCGCTTGTACGACGGGGTCCAGGGCAGGCGCCCGATCGAGGCGCCGGACAGGTTGACCACGGCGTCGACGTCGTCGAGCACGGTGGGGTCCAGGCTCAGCGTCGCCGGATCCCAGCGGAATTCCGAACTGCTGCGGGTGGGACGGCGCACCAGGCGCAGCACGGTGTGACCGGCGGCCTCCAGCTGGCGGGAGAGTTCGGTGCCGATGAGCCCGGAGGCCCCGGAGATGAGAACGCGCATGAGGTCTACCCCGGCCCGATCAGGCCAGCTCGGCTTCGATGGTGATCGCGATTCCCGCGAGCGCCTGCGAAATCGGGCAGTTCACCTTGGCATCCTGCGCGAACGCTTCGAATTCGGCTTCGGTGACCCCGGGCACATTCGCGCTCACGAGCAGATGACTGCCCGTCACGCCGGTTCCCGGAACGAAGGTGACCGCAGCGGTGGTCTGGATGTTGGTCGGCGGGTGGCCGGCGGTGGCGAGGATGTTGGACAGAGCCATCGAGAAGCAGGCCGCATGGGCGGCGCC
It includes:
- a CDS encoding OsmC family peroxiredoxin — its product is MALTSEATTVWTGDLMTGSGTVTLDSSHAGSFPVNWKARAEGTANTTNPEELLGAAHAACFSMALSNILATAGHPPTNIQTTAAVTFVPGTGVTGSHLLVSANVPGVTEAEFEAFAQDAKVNCPISQALAGIAITIEAELA
- a CDS encoding GNAT family N-acetyltransferase, with the protein product MPEFTEVSVTDAGSIALLTQYFSDRASTFPHAGGYRTTFPTPEQFVPPRGQFLLVSEQPESRTFVGCGGIRRIDDGADGAVRYEAKHLWLQPHVRGRGWGGLLLAELERRARDFGAAELVLDTNASLEAAGRLYQRAGYADVPPYNDNPNATNWYRKVLV
- a CDS encoding histidine phosphatase family protein, whose translation is MPQYLYLVRHGEQQDAEYGLPDGPLSPRGKRQAHLIAERLGGVPFTGAWHSPLQRAAETAAIIADRLPSLTPEASPLLFDCVPSGRAPEMPSSYAPFFNAISDEEIEAGRAQMEDAVAEFLHPHRGPRHDLLITHNFVIAWFVREVLGAPDWRWISINQANCGLTVLQQKPGRPWSLVTHNDLGHLPVELRTGLPDPLLF
- the dapB gene encoding 4-hydroxy-tetrahydrodipicolinate reductase; the encoded protein is MTTRVAVIGATGKMGRLVCDLVDNDSDYELVARLDSSSALSEMLGADVAIDLTVPAVSQGIVDYALDNGIRVLVGTSGWSQSRIDSLRHRIKGRDTVGVVIIPNFSLGSVLGTALSALAARFFDSIEIVEAHQSSKVDSPSGTAVRTAELMAAARAGLVPVAAPHIDQRARGQQIATVPVHSLRMAGVLARQDVIFGGSGESLTITHNTLSAEAYERGILVALAATRECVGVTVGLDQLIDLGLSGPAADEPAAAAIPPAGPEEAEMEPGE
- a CDS encoding M16 family metallopeptidase, which translates into the protein MNGAVEFPLDLTELSFRAAGDSLVRRTVLPSGVRIVSEQVPGSRSLTIGYWVAVGSRDEQPGHFGSTHFLEHLLFKGTKQRTALDIAIAFDAVGGEHNAMTAKEYTCYYAKVQDRDLAMAVEVLTDMISSSVLDPAEFETERGVILEELAMADDDPADVANERFFEAVMGRHPLGRPIGGSPDTIRAATRDAVWEHYRANYRPQDLVVTVAGAVDHDVLVAAVTRALLQAGWDLSVPAAPVGRRSGAAAVIEQGRPVTVVHRPLEQANLLLGVPGLVANDDRRVAMNVLTSIFGGGMSSRLFQEVREKRGLAYSVYSFAPGYSDAGLFGMYAGCTPAKAGQVAEIMLAELHRLADHGVTADEMKRASGQLSGASALALEDSDTRMSRLGRSEITMGEFVDLDEALRRLALVTADDVQQLAAEMVSRPFSISAVGALADDAFDGIFPHDPVSMPVN
- a CDS encoding TIGR01777 family oxidoreductase, translated to MRVLISGASGLIGTELSRQLEAAGHTVLRLVRRPTRSSSEFRWDPATLSLDPTVLDDVDAVVNLSGASIGRLPWTPSYKREIVESRVQATRTLTDAMRRSSTPPAVLVNASAVGIYGNRPGEELTEDSLPGTDFLAAVVSTWEEEANLAPAVTRVVLARTGLVLAKGGALKPLMPIVRLGLGGPLGRGTQNWPWVSLHDEAAAIVHLLGSELSGPVNITGPTPATANDIIRAVATALRRPFFVPVPEKVLTLALQDAARQLLLADQRVSSAKLQADGFRFTHQTAAEAVTWMLR